GTGGAATGGCATACTACAGAAAACGGATACAAACACCTGCTTTGTATAAAAAGCAGTCGTGAAGGCCTTTACGATATGCTCCCCGAAGGTCTTTTTCATCAGCCTATCCCCTATTCTTCCACCCGTAGTACGGAAGATATCATAGATCAGATCAGGCTTCATAAGCAGGAAGAGAAGGAAGCCCGCAAATTTTTTCTCCCCCTGGAAGCAGAGATCAACCTGTTCCGCATACTCATTGAGCTAAGGGAAAACAAGATCGACAAAAAGAATATTTATGATGATCTCATCAAAATATTCCATCCCGGTTGGGAGATCTTTTCTTTGCTGGACCAGCAGCAGTCCAATATTTTCCTTCATATGATCCCCTTCCTGCATAGTGCAAAAGGTGATCTTCAAAAACTGGAAGACCTTGCATCGCTGCTGTTACAAATGCCTGTAACCATCAGCACTGAAGCGGCGGGAGTAATGCAGTCAGATCATCAAAGCCGGATGGGCGAATGTTCGCTGGGTGTGGATATGATATGTGGTAACGTTTTTAATGAAGGTGATGAAACCCTGGTGATCAACATAGGCCCCGTGCCTGCCCAAATGGCTATGCAATTGTTCCCCGGTGAACGCGCTGAAAAGATCATGCGCTGGCTCGTTGCTTATTTTGTACCGGCAGAAACAGCCGTGCGTTTACAAACAGATATTATTCCGGAAGAAAGGATGCTGGTGCTCGACAAGGATGCAGTATTGGGTTATACCGCTTTTATTTAGAATGGGCTCTTTTTACTAAAACACACATCTCCCTTCCAGTATCCTGGTAGCAATAACGACCAGCTCAGAGAACTTACTGGGTTTAGTAATAAAATTCATGGCCCCCATCTGGCGGGTCTGATCTACATCTTCTTTCAGCTGAGAGGTGGAATACATGATCACCGGAATATCAGTGAGAGTACGATTGGCTTTTAATTTCAGCAGGCATTGTTTCCCGTTCATCCGCGGCATGTTCATGTCCAGGATGATCAGGTCAGGAAGATCCTCCTGCGGGCAGGTTTCCAGCAGTTTCAGTGCGGCCACCCCATCTTTACTAAAGGTACATTGCACGGACGCATCTACATGATGCAGGGCGTCCCGGAACATTTCTGCATCATCAATATCATCATCCACAATAAGAATACTGGTATAAGTCTTGCCCATAGAATACAAGTAGGACTGCAAATTTAGTTCTATTTTTGCATACCTTAAAGTCATAAATCGGTGATAACTATGAAGAACTGGTACCTGGCCTGCACACTGTCTGTTTTCCTTTTATCGGGTTGCGAAACCACCCAGCAGATCCTGAATTCCCTTCCGCCAACCACTACTACCGGCGGCGTTAACACCATGCAAATTGCGGCAGGCTTAAAGGAAGCCCTGACCATTGGTACCCAGAACAGCGCCAAC
This DNA window, taken from Chitinophaga niabensis, encodes the following:
- a CDS encoding type VI secretion system baseplate subunit TssG → MEDIPSFNLNNFDTDYKAVVLAAELVESGFDINQLFIWPSGSSQRNFSKDVLSVEWHTTENGYKHLLCIKSSREGLYDMLPEGLFHQPIPYSSTRSTEDIIDQIRLHKQEEKEARKFFLPLEAEINLFRILIELRENKIDKKNIYDDLIKIFHPGWEIFSLLDQQQSNIFLHMIPFLHSAKGDLQKLEDLASLLLQMPVTISTEAAGVMQSDHQSRMGECSLGVDMICGNVFNEGDETLVINIGPVPAQMAMQLFPGERAEKIMRWLVAYFVPAETAVRLQTDIIPEERMLVLDKDAVLGYTAFI
- a CDS encoding response regulator; the encoded protein is MGKTYTSILIVDDDIDDAEMFRDALHHVDASVQCTFSKDGVAALKLLETCPQEDLPDLIILDMNMPRMNGKQCLLKLKANRTLTDIPVIMYSTSQLKEDVDQTRQMGAMNFITKPSKFSELVVIATRILEGRCVF